From one Pontibacillus sp. HMF3514 genomic stretch:
- a CDS encoding C39 family peptidase: protein MKSVIISYIICTILFTQVQAENIRSSRDHAIHKISLTQKTYKFTASRFTQPLSTSIKLDVPIIRQMPELPRGCEVTSLAMILQHNGINVGKNELAKKVKRDPTPYQVKNGQVKFGNPNRGFVGDMYSFQKPGLGVYHKPIHQLAQVYAKDRAVDLTGKSFNVILEHVSQGVPVWVIQNSSFDRLSKKHWMKWQTQDGPVDITYHEHSVVITGFDEHNVYINDPLTGTKHRKLNKKAFIRGWDQMGRQAIVIQKG, encoded by the coding sequence ATGAAGTCAGTCATTATAAGTTACATAATATGCACAATCCTTTTTACTCAGGTACAAGCAGAAAACATACGCTCTTCACGTGATCACGCTATCCACAAAATATCACTAACACAAAAAACCTACAAGTTTACGGCAAGTCGATTCACCCAACCTTTATCTACCTCAATCAAACTTGATGTGCCGATCATCCGACAAATGCCGGAACTTCCAAGAGGATGTGAGGTCACGAGTCTCGCTATGATTCTACAGCATAACGGGATTAATGTAGGAAAAAATGAACTTGCCAAAAAAGTAAAACGAGATCCCACACCCTATCAAGTCAAAAATGGCCAAGTGAAGTTCGGGAACCCTAATCGTGGCTTTGTAGGTGATATGTACAGTTTTCAAAAGCCAGGACTAGGTGTTTATCATAAGCCTATTCACCAGCTTGCACAGGTGTATGCCAAAGACCGAGCTGTAGACTTAACCGGGAAAAGTTTCAACGTGATTTTGGAGCATGTATCCCAAGGGGTTCCTGTATGGGTGATCCAAAATTCAAGCTTTGATCGTTTATCTAAAAAGCATTGGATGAAGTGGCAAACCCAGGATGGTCCAGTTGATATCACCTATCATGAACATTCGGTGGTCATTACAGGCTTTGATGAACACAACGTTTACATTAACGATCCGCTCACGGGGACAAAGCACCGAAAGTTAAATAAAAAGGCATTTATCCGTGGTTGGGATCAGATGGGGCGTCAGGCGATTGTGATTCAGAAGGGATAA
- a CDS encoding CPBP family intramembrane glutamic endopeptidase, protein MYILLLLFGPTLMIFLGLQVMSSVPLTFILFYGWLLFLPFIERMWIKNESFQLATSYMGFKQNSQSMKLGIGSGVLAFISIFGGLAWLQKYVINVEELLILLKEWGFSGNIVLWLILILVVINPILEELYWRGFMHQKLSSHFHTYIVTLFTATFYSLYHFLSVIPMFEWPWNVFSVIPVFLAGVFWSYMRQKWNTIVGGIISHVLADLGIIFVYLFFVA, encoded by the coding sequence ATGTATATACTATTATTGCTTTTTGGACCAACTCTCATGATCTTCCTAGGACTCCAGGTCATGAGTAGTGTTCCTCTTACGTTCATCCTATTTTATGGATGGCTATTGTTTCTTCCTTTTATAGAACGAATGTGGATAAAGAATGAATCATTTCAATTGGCAACTTCATATATGGGATTTAAGCAAAACTCTCAATCTATGAAATTAGGTATAGGAAGTGGCGTCCTGGCCTTCATCTCCATTTTTGGAGGGCTGGCGTGGCTACAAAAATACGTTATAAATGTTGAAGAGTTGTTGATACTACTAAAGGAATGGGGATTTTCCGGTAACATTGTCCTATGGCTCATTCTGATTCTTGTTGTAATCAATCCAATTCTAGAGGAACTTTATTGGCGAGGCTTTATGCATCAAAAGTTATCATCACACTTTCATACATACATCGTCACCTTATTTACTGCCACTTTTTATAGCCTTTATCATTTTTTATCGGTTATCCCAATGTTCGAGTGGCCATGGAATGTATTTTCTGTAATTCCTGTTTTTCTAGCCGGAGTATTCTGGAGTTATATGAGGCAAAAATGGAATACGATTGTTGGCGGGATTATCAGTCATGTTTTAGCTGACTTAGGGATTATATTTGTTTATTTGTTTTTTGTGGCCTAA
- a CDS encoding nucleotidyltransferase domain-containing protein: MKDHILHHIEQIEKQHNVKVLYACDAGSRAYGLHAPRSDYDIRFIYIHKPVWYLSIDQQRDVIELPVDDLLDMNGWDLQKTLKLFRKSNPPLFEWLQSELVYISDSFFLNSIKQLEVEVFSPVPVLFHYFHMAKGNVKDYLMQDEVKVKKYLHVLRPILMCKWIETYKKAPPIHFDKLLNDLLLHPGVKQALHYLKEVKKSQDGQIYVDRSPILHAFIEREVEHLETYIQAQDTTKKEITPQLNQLFLETLQHTWGK, translated from the coding sequence GTGAAAGATCATATCCTTCACCATATCGAGCAAATTGAAAAACAGCATAACGTCAAAGTTTTATACGCTTGTGATGCGGGTAGTCGAGCTTACGGACTACATGCCCCTCGAAGTGATTATGATATTCGATTTATTTATATACATAAACCAGTGTGGTATTTATCTATTGATCAGCAGCGAGATGTGATTGAATTGCCTGTAGATGATTTACTCGATATGAATGGATGGGATCTGCAAAAAACACTGAAACTGTTCCGGAAATCAAATCCACCGTTGTTTGAGTGGTTGCAATCAGAACTTGTCTACATCTCTGACTCTTTTTTCTTAAATTCGATTAAACAATTGGAGGTTGAGGTATTCTCACCAGTTCCAGTGCTATTTCATTATTTTCACATGGCAAAAGGGAATGTGAAAGATTATCTAATGCAAGATGAGGTAAAAGTGAAAAAGTATCTTCACGTATTGCGTCCGATCTTGATGTGTAAATGGATTGAGACCTATAAAAAGGCACCTCCCATTCATTTTGATAAGCTGTTAAATGATTTGTTACTACATCCTGGTGTAAAACAGGCCCTTCATTATTTGAAAGAAGTGAAAAAGAGTCAAGATGGGCAAATATATGTAGATCGTAGTCCTATTTTACATGCTTTTATAGAAAGAGAAGTTGAGCATCTCGAAACATACATTCAAGCACAAGATACAACGAAAAAGGAGATCACACCTCAGCTTAATCAGCTCTTTCTAGAAACCCTTCAACATACATGGGGAAAATAA
- a CDS encoding TerC family protein, producing MEFAVLMEYGWVLLLLIALEGLLAADNALVLAIMVKHLPEEQRKKALFYGLAGAFVFRFGSLFVISFLVDVWQVQAIGAAYLLFIAINHIIRKKLGKEKDPEQKEEKPKGFWATVFKVELADIAFAVDSILAAVALAVTLPNTNLPQIGGLDGGKFLVIFAGGLIGLIIMRFAANMFVKLLQSRPGLEVAAFLIVGWVGVKLAVYTLSHPELAVLSEGFAKSPAWKITFYAVLILIALGGWFFSKDKSEAVEGEVCRENG from the coding sequence ATGGAATTCGCAGTTTTGATGGAGTACGGATGGGTATTATTACTTTTAATAGCATTGGAAGGTTTATTAGCTGCAGATAATGCGCTTGTTCTGGCCATTATGGTTAAGCACTTGCCAGAGGAGCAGCGTAAGAAAGCTTTATTTTATGGGTTAGCCGGAGCGTTTGTGTTCCGATTTGGTTCATTGTTTGTGATCTCATTCTTAGTAGATGTATGGCAGGTTCAAGCAATCGGAGCGGCGTACTTGTTGTTCATTGCGATCAACCATATCATTCGGAAAAAGCTTGGGAAAGAGAAGGATCCAGAACAAAAAGAAGAAAAGCCTAAAGGATTCTGGGCTACAGTTTTTAAAGTAGAATTAGCAGACATTGCATTTGCGGTGGATTCGATTTTGGCGGCAGTTGCATTAGCGGTAACACTTCCAAATACAAATCTTCCACAAATCGGCGGACTAGATGGTGGTAAGTTTCTGGTGATCTTTGCTGGAGGATTGATTGGACTTATAATTATGCGATTCGCAGCAAATATGTTCGTGAAGTTACTGCAATCTAGACCAGGACTGGAAGTTGCAGCTTTCCTTATTGTAGGTTGGGTAGGTGTTAAACTTGCTGTTTATACACTATCACACCCAGAATTAGCTGTTTTATCAGAAGGCTTTGCAAAATCTCCAGCTTGGAAAATTACCTTCTATGCTGTACTGATTTTAATTGCTTTAGGTGGTTGGTTCTTTTCAAAAGATAAAAGTGAAGCAGTTGAAGGCGAAGTATGTAGGGAGAATGGATAA
- a CDS encoding putative holin-like toxin: MILFSAGMFLVGLLGFVVKLIVELTKDQNK; this comes from the coding sequence ATGATATTGTTTTCAGCAGGTATGTTTCTTGTTGGGTTGTTAGGTTTTGTGGTGAAGCTTATTGTTGAGTTAACAAAAGACCAAAATAAATAG
- the rarD gene encoding EamA family transporter RarD — protein sequence MSQQEYKLGVLYTAGAYVLWGILPLYWKMVQVVPAAEILAHRIVWSFLFMLGIVFFTKNWSKFKAECKDIVKHKKKLIGITLASIMISINWVTYIWGVNSDHVVQASLGYYINPLVSIVLGMIVLKEKLTKVQYVSFFLAALGVGNLIYHFHQVPWVAIFLALSFGMYGLLKKTVKLSAMFGLTIETMIVTPVALLFLANTHWGGGGSLTISPLVTWLLIGAGVMTAIPLLLFASGAQRVPLSMVGFLQYIAPTIMLLFGVFLYGEPFTNVHLVSFTLIWTALLLYTISKTRLMSPRVATSTKVRGFNILR from the coding sequence ATGAGTCAGCAAGAATATAAACTGGGCGTTCTTTATACAGCAGGAGCTTATGTGTTGTGGGGGATATTGCCTCTTTATTGGAAAATGGTTCAGGTTGTTCCGGCAGCTGAAATTTTGGCCCATCGTATTGTATGGTCATTCTTGTTTATGCTGGGCATCGTCTTTTTCACAAAGAACTGGTCGAAATTCAAGGCAGAGTGTAAGGATATTGTAAAACATAAAAAGAAATTAATTGGCATTACACTTGCATCAATTATGATCAGTATCAACTGGGTTACTTATATATGGGGAGTGAACTCTGATCACGTCGTTCAAGCGAGTTTGGGGTATTATATAAATCCGCTCGTAAGTATCGTGCTTGGAATGATTGTGTTGAAAGAAAAATTGACGAAGGTTCAGTATGTTTCCTTTTTCCTAGCGGCATTAGGAGTTGGCAATCTTATCTATCATTTTCATCAGGTACCATGGGTAGCAATTTTCTTAGCTTTGAGCTTTGGGATGTACGGATTGTTGAAGAAGACGGTTAAGCTGAGTGCGATGTTTGGCCTAACGATTGAGACGATGATCGTTACACCCGTTGCCTTGTTATTCCTAGCGAATACACACTGGGGTGGGGGAGGATCACTTACCATTTCCCCACTCGTCACTTGGCTATTAATTGGAGCAGGGGTTATGACGGCTATACCACTATTATTATTTGCAAGCGGAGCACAACGCGTTCCGTTATCGATGGTAGGTTTCTTGCAGTACATTGCTCCAACGATTATGCTGCTGTTTGGGGTTTTCTTGTACGGTGAGCCATTTACAAATGTTCATTTGGTTTCTTTTACATTGATATGGACAGCGCTTTTGCTTTATACAATCAGTAAGACACGGTTGATGTCACCTCGGGTCGCTACAAGTACGAAGGTTAGAGGTTTTAATATTTTACGGTAA
- a CDS encoding spore germination protein, whose product MRSRKGKSKKQNHIITDVHDYTQIQINHDIHANIEQLKYLLGDSPDLVARIEQDSPVPYAYAYLKSLADENSVNEFVVQPLINWDKPTEQYNHNLSSIHLIKKHIAVTCAFKTNSRFQEVVDSILDGAVVLFIQDSSLSLEIPVEENPGFRKIEEPKIQTVVRGPREGFIEDLDSNISLIRRRIRSPKLRFIPMKVGKETSTKIVVSYLEGKEDQDVLSTVMERLRKVDKNKILDSGMLEELIEDPGYTPFPTIKATERPDSVAGEILDGRIIIVVDGSPFVLITPATFVSFFHSAEDYYEKFDLATFLRLIRLLAFWVSIALPSTYIAVTTFHAELLPTNILINLAAQREGVPFPAFLEVFMMEMIFELLREAGIRMPRPIGSAISIVGALVIGEAAVQAGLISPAMVIVVSLTAISSFIAPYYSFSGTVRLLRFLFILFATFGGFFGMSVLTVAMIIHLSNVTSFGKSYLAPVAPFSLPRMKDVLIRFPQWWDKTPLYKFLQKVKKRARRFEQ is encoded by the coding sequence ATGCGTTCCAGAAAAGGAAAATCAAAAAAACAAAATCATATAATTACGGATGTTCATGATTATACTCAAATCCAAATTAATCATGATATCCATGCAAATATCGAACAATTGAAGTATTTGTTAGGTGACAGTCCAGACCTTGTAGCGAGAATTGAACAAGATTCCCCTGTCCCCTATGCTTATGCTTATTTAAAGTCGTTAGCGGATGAGAATAGTGTTAATGAATTTGTTGTTCAACCCCTAATTAACTGGGACAAACCAACCGAACAATACAACCATAACTTATCTTCTATCCATTTGATAAAAAAGCATATTGCTGTGACATGCGCCTTTAAAACAAATTCTCGATTCCAAGAGGTCGTGGACAGCATTTTAGATGGAGCAGTCGTCTTATTTATTCAAGATTCTTCTCTCTCGCTAGAAATTCCTGTGGAAGAAAACCCAGGATTCAGGAAAATAGAAGAGCCCAAAATCCAAACCGTTGTAAGAGGACCTAGAGAAGGGTTTATCGAGGATTTAGATTCTAATATTTCTTTGATTCGAAGGCGGATTAGGTCTCCAAAATTACGCTTTATCCCTATGAAGGTTGGGAAGGAAACATCCACTAAAATTGTCGTTTCTTATTTAGAAGGAAAAGAAGACCAAGACGTATTATCTACCGTAATGGAACGTCTACGAAAAGTAGATAAGAATAAAATCTTAGATAGTGGAATGCTCGAGGAGCTCATAGAGGACCCAGGGTACACACCTTTTCCGACAATTAAAGCAACCGAACGCCCGGATTCCGTAGCTGGTGAGATTTTAGATGGCCGAATTATTATTGTTGTAGATGGCAGTCCTTTTGTCTTAATAACACCCGCAACTTTTGTATCCTTTTTCCATAGTGCAGAGGATTACTACGAAAAGTTTGATTTGGCTACATTCCTTCGACTTATTCGACTACTAGCCTTTTGGGTTTCCATAGCCCTCCCATCGACCTATATTGCTGTCACTACGTTTCATGCGGAGTTGCTACCTACCAACATACTCATAAACTTAGCAGCTCAACGAGAAGGGGTTCCATTCCCAGCGTTTTTGGAAGTTTTTATGATGGAGATGATTTTTGAGTTACTTCGTGAAGCAGGGATACGAATGCCGAGGCCAATCGGTTCCGCCATTTCCATTGTTGGTGCGCTCGTAATTGGGGAAGCTGCTGTACAAGCTGGCTTAATATCTCCAGCCATGGTCATTGTCGTCTCATTAACTGCTATTTCGAGTTTTATAGCTCCTTATTACTCTTTCAGTGGTACTGTCCGTTTGTTAAGGTTTTTGTTTATCCTTTTTGCAACGTTTGGAGGATTTTTTGGAATGTCTGTTTTAACCGTCGCTATGATCATACACCTTTCCAATGTAACAAGCTTCGGGAAATCCTATTTAGCTCCTGTGGCTCCTTTTTCGTTGCCACGCATGAAGGATGTATTAATTCGATTTCCTCAGTGGTGGGATAAAACACCCTTGTATAAGTTCCTTCAGAAAGTAAAAAAACGAGCAAGGAGATTTGAGCAATGA
- a CDS encoding endospore germination permease: protein MKHTITHIQLFFITTNFIIGSSLLLAPITTGSVAYEDAWLSMILAVIAGLLFNLLILYLIKKNNYCSLFEIVDHAFGKWAGTIINFIIILFTIHLCALVVGNTDDFMVVIKPDTSPQFYQTLMIALAMYSAVSGLKSLGKTNETMSILLYFAFAVSFILLLPNVDMNYFKPFLYRGWVPVIQGGYNTLGVPFLELILLSTLFTFVQDKRKIKTAYISGLLVGGGVLIAFVAFAIGAEGSYMIQRETYPTYALMRDIHFTAVFQRIEILIGIVWIFVLFAKIAVLFIIVMLGIQHLGRTLGYNAYIVPMAIIIWTVCNLTHENIIENTDFVGKSWTLYSFSIYLMAIFSMVVGFIRGKNSGGLDS, encoded by the coding sequence ATGAAACATACCATCACACATATCCAACTATTTTTTATAACAACGAACTTTATCATTGGTAGCTCACTTCTTTTAGCACCTATTACAACGGGATCCGTTGCCTATGAGGATGCTTGGTTATCCATGATATTAGCTGTAATAGCAGGTCTTCTGTTTAATCTTCTCATTCTCTATCTAATTAAAAAAAATAACTATTGTTCTCTATTTGAAATCGTGGATCATGCCTTCGGAAAATGGGCAGGAACGATTATAAATTTCATTATTATTCTGTTTACAATTCACCTTTGTGCACTTGTGGTAGGGAATACAGATGATTTTATGGTCGTGATTAAACCTGATACATCACCACAATTTTATCAGACCCTAATGATAGCACTTGCTATGTATTCTGCGGTAAGTGGTTTAAAGTCTCTTGGAAAAACCAATGAAACGATGAGTATTTTGTTGTACTTTGCATTTGCTGTATCTTTCATCCTTTTACTACCTAATGTTGATATGAATTACTTTAAACCCTTCCTTTATAGAGGTTGGGTTCCTGTGATTCAAGGTGGATACAATACTTTAGGAGTTCCGTTTCTTGAGTTAATTTTACTTAGCACTTTGTTTACTTTTGTACAAGATAAGAGAAAAATAAAAACCGCGTATATAAGCGGGCTCCTTGTAGGTGGCGGAGTCCTTATTGCCTTTGTAGCATTCGCTATTGGAGCTGAAGGATCCTATATGATTCAAAGGGAGACATACCCAACCTACGCCTTAATGCGAGACATTCATTTTACGGCTGTGTTTCAGCGTATTGAGATTCTCATTGGAATAGTATGGATATTTGTATTATTTGCGAAGATTGCCGTCCTATTTATTATTGTTATGTTGGGAATTCAACACCTTGGAAGAACATTAGGCTATAACGCCTATATTGTTCCAATGGCCATTATCATTTGGACGGTTTGTAACTTAACACATGAGAACATTATTGAAAACACAGATTTTGTCGGTAAGAGTTGGACCCTTTACTCCTTCTCCATTTATTTGATGGCTATCTTTAGTATGGTCGTTGGGTTTATTAGAGGGAAAAACTCAGGAGGTTTAGATTCATGA
- the dat gene encoding D-amino-acid transaminase: protein MTMKPYVLTQTEYVNNEELNYPFEERGLQFGDGVYEVVRIYDGEYYLMDEHVERLYRSAEAIKIEVPFEKAELYQKLNQLLEMNHVTGDAKMYLQITRGSAPRDHVFPEGVVANLYAYVKDVPRKLEPMREGVSVITHPDIRWELCYIKSLNLLPNVMAKQEAKEQGSFEAILHKEGKVTECSSANAYLVKDGTIYTHPATKNILHGCVRMRIEEFCEKLDIPFKEIPFTLEHIQEADELFLSSSTAEVMPITQVDDKFIADGKPGVITRQLQQAYEQDAGIPEYRSIFETVLRPGFEEPEPQADAN, encoded by the coding sequence ATGACAATGAAACCATACGTTTTAACACAAACGGAATATGTGAACAACGAAGAGCTTAACTATCCATTTGAAGAGCGAGGCTTACAATTCGGGGATGGTGTGTACGAGGTTGTCCGAATATATGATGGTGAATATTACTTGATGGATGAACACGTAGAGCGACTGTATCGCTCAGCTGAAGCTATAAAGATAGAGGTTCCATTTGAAAAGGCAGAGCTGTATCAAAAGCTGAATCAATTGTTAGAGATGAACCATGTAACGGGAGATGCGAAAATGTATCTTCAAATCACACGTGGCTCAGCTCCTAGAGATCACGTCTTTCCTGAAGGGGTTGTAGCGAATCTCTACGCTTATGTGAAAGACGTACCACGTAAGCTAGAACCAATGCGTGAAGGCGTCTCTGTCATTACGCACCCTGATATTCGTTGGGAACTATGCTATATCAAGAGCTTGAATCTGTTACCAAATGTCATGGCGAAGCAAGAGGCAAAAGAGCAAGGAAGCTTCGAAGCGATCCTACACAAAGAAGGGAAAGTAACGGAGTGTAGTTCTGCAAATGCTTATTTAGTCAAGGACGGTACAATTTATACACACCCTGCTACAAAGAACATTTTGCATGGTTGTGTGCGTATGCGTATTGAGGAATTTTGTGAAAAGCTTGATATTCCGTTTAAGGAAATTCCTTTCACCCTTGAGCACATTCAAGAAGCGGATGAATTGTTCTTATCAAGTAGTACAGCAGAGGTTATGCCAATTACACAAGTAGATGATAAGTTCATCGCTGATGGGAAACCAGGTGTAATAACCCGTCAACTACAACAAGCATATGAACAAGATGCTGGGATCCCAGAATATCGATCCATTTTTGAAACGGTTTTGCGACCAGGTTTCGAAGAGCCCGAGCCACAAGCTGATGCGAATTAA
- a CDS encoding DUF421 domain-containing protein: MFEFFRSQESLTLLQWALRAVVGFFFLVFIAKIMGQRSISQLRFLDFVMALLLGNIMAHPLSDEGLGLTGSMVTMSVLTVLYLFGVFLSLRWSPFKKLFDPPPITLIEKGTIYYRNLKKARITVESLLTELRKEKVEDIQRVALALWEPGGTISIFVEPKYQPLTPSDMGMFTQPFDLPRIIIKEGKINYNELELLGKNEEWLFNQPEMKSIAPKDILLATLNHKGQISVSTYH; this comes from the coding sequence TTGTTTGAGTTTTTCAGAAGCCAAGAATCACTTACCCTTTTGCAATGGGCGTTACGAGCTGTTGTTGGCTTTTTCTTTTTAGTGTTTATCGCCAAAATTATGGGGCAACGTTCAATATCCCAGCTTCGTTTTTTAGACTTTGTTATGGCATTATTACTCGGAAACATTATGGCCCACCCCTTATCAGATGAAGGACTAGGGTTAACGGGGTCCATGGTAACCATGAGTGTCTTAACCGTACTTTACCTGTTTGGTGTATTTTTAAGCTTACGATGGTCGCCTTTTAAAAAGCTTTTTGATCCACCACCTATAACCTTAATTGAGAAGGGAACCATTTACTACAGAAATTTAAAAAAAGCTCGAATTACGGTTGAGAGTTTGTTAACAGAGTTAAGAAAGGAGAAAGTCGAGGATATTCAGAGAGTGGCTCTGGCTTTATGGGAGCCAGGTGGTACCATTTCCATATTTGTTGAACCAAAATATCAACCTCTCACACCTTCTGACATGGGGATGTTTACTCAACCTTTTGATCTTCCTAGGATTATTATTAAAGAAGGAAAAATCAATTATAATGAGCTTGAACTTCTCGGTAAAAATGAAGAATGGTTATTCAATCAACCTGAGATGAAAAGTATAGCTCCCAAAGATATATTACTTGCAACCCTGAATCATAAAGGGCAGATCAGTGTTAGTACATATCATTAG
- a CDS encoding Ger(x)C family spore germination protein, with amino-acid sequence MIRYSAITLLLLILLGCTNTGSEELNIQAIVTAIGFDKAEDDKVSVHFQVVYPGGSTQRQGSAPQGGSGNAVYTYTITAESMIETVDKARNLLPRKLFFPHIQMIVFGEEFARDVGFSYMVDYMERDNEVRDEIMVFTAKNDTAKNIMSVYTSLTANPSEGTINRVQNTYSPMGLKDGIYLEDIIQWAYGHHHDPVTMGISRSNPDAQASNDEALKNIHANQNAYDLTGIPLYKKDKLVDWYTIKESKGWALLQDRVKETLIITANCPNEEEKKFGLLLKDIKTKKDAKVNGSQVTITVALDGRGILREVNCKGKINDPKYLTKLRDTINSQMVSYIHMAIEKSKENEVDSFGFGQYLYRHKPKDWKRIQEDWYTIYTSSLKVDATSNIELSGVGTRRRSVHEPDQQNK; translated from the coding sequence ATGATTCGTTACAGTGCTATCACCCTTCTTCTACTTATTCTTTTGGGCTGTACAAATACAGGCAGTGAAGAGCTGAATATTCAAGCCATTGTAACTGCTATAGGCTTTGACAAGGCAGAGGATGATAAGGTTTCTGTACATTTTCAAGTCGTATATCCAGGTGGATCTACCCAGCGACAAGGAAGTGCACCACAGGGGGGGTCCGGAAACGCTGTTTATACGTACACAATTACGGCAGAATCAATGATTGAAACAGTGGATAAGGCAAGAAACTTATTACCAAGGAAATTGTTTTTCCCTCACATACAAATGATCGTTTTCGGAGAAGAGTTTGCAAGAGATGTAGGTTTTTCTTATATGGTTGATTACATGGAACGAGATAACGAAGTTCGTGATGAGATTATGGTTTTTACAGCTAAGAATGATACAGCTAAAAACATTATGTCTGTGTACACTTCTTTAACAGCTAACCCCAGTGAAGGTACTATTAATCGAGTTCAAAACACTTACAGTCCTATGGGCCTAAAGGATGGGATTTATCTTGAGGACATTATACAATGGGCATATGGACATCACCATGACCCTGTAACCATGGGAATTAGTCGGTCTAACCCTGATGCTCAAGCTTCGAATGATGAAGCTCTAAAAAATATCCATGCCAATCAAAATGCTTATGATTTAACAGGAATTCCTTTATATAAAAAAGATAAACTAGTGGATTGGTACACAATTAAAGAGTCAAAAGGCTGGGCACTCTTACAAGACAGAGTAAAAGAAACACTAATTATAACAGCTAATTGCCCTAACGAAGAAGAAAAAAAGTTTGGGTTACTCCTAAAGGATATAAAAACCAAAAAAGATGCTAAAGTTAACGGTTCTCAAGTCACGATTACAGTAGCCCTAGATGGCAGAGGAATTTTAAGAGAAGTGAACTGTAAAGGGAAAATTAACGATCCTAAGTATTTAACAAAATTACGAGATACAATTAATAGCCAAATGGTCAGCTATATCCATATGGCAATTGAAAAATCTAAAGAGAATGAAGTAGATTCTTTTGGGTTTGGTCAGTACTTATACCGACATAAACCAAAGGACTGGAAGAGAATTCAAGAGGATTGGTACACCATATACACATCTAGCTTAAAAGTTGATGCTACAAGCAATATTGAATTGTCTGGAGTTGGTACGAGAAGGAGGAGTGTGCATGAACCAGATCAACAAAACAAATAA
- a CDS encoding aminoglycoside 6-adenylyltransferase: MNALPIHQSFVDKVIEKTKQDQRLVGVAMGGSWLFGDMDEFSDLDFVIVYDPKYKEEIMHNRDAFAGQFGDLLSSFTGEHVDEPRLIVCLYNDPLLHVDYKFITLDELSVRVEDPAILWERDSALSQVIVQTKTSFPYPDFQYIEDRFWPWIHYCSVKLGRGEIFDLLGTIHFFMNHIIGPMVKIKNGYKPNGTRHLEKQAGEYYDRLVACAPAHDEKDCAVALLTIVELYEELKEELMDETIQRNDRTKQVCEAYLKSITNKILQ, encoded by the coding sequence ATGAACGCTTTACCAATACATCAATCATTTGTCGACAAAGTAATTGAAAAAACCAAACAGGATCAGCGTCTCGTTGGCGTAGCTATGGGAGGCTCTTGGCTCTTCGGGGATATGGATGAATTTTCGGACTTGGATTTTGTGATTGTGTATGATCCTAAATACAAAGAAGAGATCATGCATAACCGTGACGCTTTTGCAGGTCAGTTCGGCGATTTATTATCCTCTTTTACAGGTGAGCATGTAGATGAGCCTCGTTTAATTGTATGCTTATATAACGATCCTTTGCTACATGTTGATTATAAATTTATTACACTAGATGAGCTCTCGGTTCGCGTTGAGGATCCTGCTATTTTGTGGGAGCGAGACTCTGCTCTTTCACAAGTAATCGTGCAAACAAAAACTTCATTCCCTTACCCAGATTTTCAATACATCGAAGACCGTTTTTGGCCATGGATTCATTATTGCTCTGTAAAATTAGGTCGTGGAGAAATTTTCGATCTCTTGGGAACAATTCACTTTTTCATGAACCATATTATCGGACCTATGGTTAAAATCAAAAACGGATATAAACCAAATGGAACTCGTCACTTAGAAAAACAAGCTGGCGAATATTACGATCGCCTCGTAGCTTGTGCTCCAGCTCATGATGAAAAGGATTGCGCAGTAGCACTACTCACTATAGTTGAGCTTTATGAGGAGTTAAAAGAAGAACTAATGGATGAAACGATTCAACGAAATGATCGGACAAAGCAGGTCTGCGAAGCCTATTTGAAAAGCATTACAAATAAGATTTTGCAGTAG